In one window of Acanthopagrus latus isolate v.2019 chromosome 15, fAcaLat1.1, whole genome shotgun sequence DNA:
- the LOC119034067 gene encoding ovarian cancer G-protein coupled receptor 1-like, with protein sequence MADFSINNTSQDYGYDNNTTNSHSDDPEFYSKVIYVVTCVITSIGLLLTTVAIYSLYTLVRKDHVVPIYVVNLLISDLIQLCCFIPLVTDSGSVMRLIILIIYISSLMVSVGFMVCIALARYLVIARPLWYRFRHTIKFCVVLCVVVWVLSPVSVLSLLELSVLQDVFIAPIIMGTFFLLPLPLLIFFLGGTIRALSASRVPSDEKRRIVGVLVLVLLIYTLLFLPAIILFMTEKDIHHLPLVANVFVKLSPLADLFLYVFMRKGTIDKFLASVCCCRMDSNDSSRMDSNDISSSTV encoded by the exons ATGGCAGATTTCAGCATCAACAACACCTCACAGGACTACGGCTATGATAACAACACCACCAACAGCCACTCTGATGACCCTGAGTTTTACAGCAAAGTCATATATGTGGTGACATGTGTAATCACTTCTATCGGACTTCTTCTGACCACAGTAGCCATCTATTCTCTTTATACTCTG GTGAGAAAGGATCATGTTGTTCCGATCTACGTCGTCAACCTTCTCATCTCAGACCTcattcagctctgctgcttcaTCCCTCTGGTGACAGACAGTGGTTCTGTGATGAGACTTATCATACTTATAATCTACATTAGTAGTCTGATGGTCAGTGTTGGCTTCATGGTGTGCATCGCCCTGGCAAG GTATCTGGTCATCGCCCGTCCACTGTGGTACCGCTTCAGACACACCATCAAGTtctgtgttgttctctgtgttgtggtCTGGGTCCTTTCTCCTGTCAGTGTCCTCTCACTTTTGGAACTTTCGGTGCTGCAGGATGTTTTTATCGCACCAATCATCATGGGgactttcttcctcctccctctcccactGCTCATCTTCTTCCTGGGTGGGACCATCAGAGCTCTGTCTGCCAGTCGTGTCCCCTCTGATGAAAAACGAAGAATTGTTGGAGTTTTGGTCCTGGTGCTGCTTATCTACACACTGCTGTTTCTGCCAGCCATCATTTTGTTCatgacagagaaagacattCACCATCTCCCATTAGTGGCTAATGTGTTTGTCAAGTTGAGTCCCCTTGCAGACttatttctgtatgttttcatgaggAAAGGGACCATAGACAAGTTTCTGGcctctgtgtgttgctgcagaatGGACAgcaatgacagcagcagaatggACAGCAATGATATCAGCAGTTCAACAGTGTGA
- the LOC119033953 gene encoding G-protein coupled receptor 4-like, whose translation MVSCIIIAIGLLLTLMSICAVYSLVRKDHVVSIYVVNLLISDLIQYCCLILAVTGSDFVLFGIALLIYIISLMVSVGFMVCIALERYLLIACPLWYCFRESSVVVSVVVWILSSVSFLTLCVLQDVFITQIIIGTFLLLPLPLLIFFLGGTIRALSASHVPADEKRRIIAILVLVLLIYTLRLLSSFIFCMAKMNSPRHFPYLAFVFVMLSPLADLLLYVFMRKGTIDKFLASVCCCRMDSNDICNSTV comes from the exons ATGGTGTCATGCATAATAATTGCCATCGGCCTTCTTCTGACCCTCATGTCCATCTGTGCTGTTTATTCTCTG GTGAGAAAGGATCATGTTGTTTCGATCTACGTCGTCAACCTTCTCATTTCAGACCTCATTCAGTACTGCTGCCTGATCCTTGCAGTGACAGggagtgattttgtgttgtttggaaTTGCACTTTTAATCTACATTATTAGTCTGATGGTCAGTGTTGGCTTCATGGTGTGCATCGCCCTGGAAAG GTATCTGCTCATCGCCTGTCCACTGTGGTACTGCTTCAGAGAGTCCTCTGTGGTGGTCAGTGTTGTGGTCTGGATCCTTTCTTCTGTCAGTTTCCTCACACTTTGTGTGTTGCAGGATGTTTTTATCACACAAATCATCATAGGgactttcctcctcctccctctcccactGCTCATCTTCTTCCTGGGTGGGACCATCAGAGCTCTGTCTGCCAGTCATGTCCCCGctgatgaaaaaagaagaataattGCAATTTTGGTCCTGGTGCTGCTTATTTACACACTGCGATTACTGTCATCCTTCATTTTCTGTATGGCAAAGATGAACAGTCCCAGACACTTCCCATACCtggcatttgtgtttgtgatgttgagTCCCCTCGCCGACTTgcttctgtatgttttcatgaggAAAGGGACCATAGACAAGTTTCTGGcctctgtgtgttgctgcagaatGGACAGCAATGATATCTGCAATTCAACAGTATGa
- the LOC119033862 gene encoding ovarian cancer G-protein coupled receptor 1-like has translation MEEFNITYNTTQNNSFNNSNDTSGYDLLETEEYKKLWFITYVVTCMIISVAFPLILMAIYYLFSLVRNNHIASIYIINLLISDLIQLCCMIVWVAQNNGIPKIGLFPYTVSLTVSAGFMVCIALERYLVIACPLWYRFRRNLKISLFVCVMVWALILLCLLSADFFHHIIVSKVIYGSLFLLPFPLIIFSLVGTLKALSASRVPSDEKRRIVGILVLVLVIYTLLFMPNIIFHLAKRQMSKYILSDLSSVFVRFSPLADSFLYVFMKKGTIDKLLASLCCCRMDSNDSNRMDSNNISSSTV, from the exons ATGGAAGAATTCAACATTACCTACAAtacaacacagaacaacagtTTTAATAACAGCAACGACACCTCTGGCTACGATCTCTTGGAGACTGAGGAATACAAAAAACTCTGGTTCATCACGTATGTGGTGACATGCATGATCATTTCTGTCGCCTTTCCCCTGATCCTCATGGCCATCTATTATCTGTTTTCTCTG GTGCGAAACAATCACATTGCTTCAATCTACATCATCAACCTTCTTATTTCCGACCTGATTCAGCTCTGCTGCATGATCGTTTGGGTGGCTCAAAATAATGGGATACCAAAAATTGGCCTGTTTCCTTATACTGTAAGTCTGACGGTCAGCGCTGGCTTCATGGTGTGCATCGCCCTGGAAAG GTATTTGGTCATCGCCTGCCCACTGTGGTACCGCTTCAGACGAAACCTCAAgatctctttgtttgtgtgtgtcatggtcTGGGCCCTGatccttctctgtctcctcagtgCAGATTTCTTCCATCATATTATTGTCTCAAAAGTCATCTATGGCAGCTTGTTCCTTCTTCCCTTCCCACTTATCATCTTCTCCCTGGTCGGGACCCTCAAAGCTCTGTCTGCCAGCCGTGTCCCGTCTGATGAAAAACGAAGAATTGTGGGAATTTTGGTCCTGGTTCTGGTTATTTACACACTGCTGTTCATGCCGAACATCATTTTTCACCTGGCAAAGAGACAAATGTCCAAGTATATCCTCTCGgacctgtcctctgtgtttgtccGGTTTAGTCCCCTTGCAGACTcttttctgtatgttttcatgaagAAAGGGACCATAGACAAACTTTTGGCctctctgtgttgctgcagaatGGACAGCAATGACAGCAACAGAATGGACAGCAATAATATCAGCAGTTCAACGGTATGA